tatagtccggttgttcggttggatagaaatccgttaaagagcttaagtaagcttttaagcgtcgttaataatatttttagtgacacaacttattctacaaagtgtcaggaatattttcctcatgttttggcactttattagttagccagaagctagtatgttaataaaagtgctgtgtttcgtgcttagagtacgttttaggcacatccaatcattatatcttattcctagagacgcagttctacaacccttgtatccctacactcactatgggtgtagtaaaatatttctggctcatacaggcccttagaggcagtgtctgcctgatgctggctttatcagcatgttcaataggttatccgttctaatgctactgtgctttagtgcatcatgtttgtcactaaggttcaacttgtaaataatgtagtgacggaaatcaaagtatgatgcaggaatatacaagtactagaaatcaagtagcagtttgtcagtaatttcagttaagcacagtaattaagcagcacttaattattaattaaaccgtacggatacctggtttagtgagggttgtcacattctcccccgttagaaaaatttcgtcccgaaatttttaagctctgcttgtagaagcagggttctcaggaaataagtgggggtatttctctttcattcggtcctcacgctcccaggtgaattcaggaccatgcctagcattccaacgaactttgacgagcttgacactgctccggcgggtcttgtttactttccaatccgtgacctcaacaggttcttcaacgaaatggagcgtgttgtcaacatgaatttcgtcggtaggaatgacaacggtatcttgtgttggacttctcttcagattggatacatgaaatgtatcgtgaacgccattcagttcggcaggtaggtccaacttgtatgctactaacccgattctctccaagatcttgaacggtccaatatacctcggattcaactttccacgattcccaaagcgtgccacccccttccagggtgataccttcaacaaaaccatctcaccaatctcaaactctagaggtttcctgcttcgatccgcgtaggctttctgcctgtcacgtgCCGCACTGATGCGgtctcgtatctgtgcgatcttatctgtggtttcccgtaccacttcaggaccaaccaattgtctatcacctgcgtcagcccaacaaagcggtgatctgcacttgcgcccatataaaggttcgaatggcgcggcaccaatactggtgtggtagctgttgttgtatgaaaactcaaccagaggcaaatgtttatcccagctaccgcctaaatccataacacatgctctcagcatgtcctctaatgtctgaatcgtctgctcgctttgaccgtcggtctgtgggtgaaacgcagtgctcagattcaactttgagccaaaagcttcctggaaggattgccatatccttgatacgaaccttcagtctctatcagagataatcgagagaggtactccatggcgtgtaacaatctctctcatgtaaatttcagccagtttgctcgtattatccttctctcggataggtaggaagtgtgctgacttcgttaagcggtccactattacccaaatagtgtcatggcctcttggcgttcttggcaacttcgtaataaaatccatagagatttgttcccacttccacttgggaatctctggttgctgcagaagtcccgaaggcttctggtattccgccttaaccttggcgcatgttaaacatttgctcacataaacagcaacatcgcctttcatcctaggccaccaataataatctttaagatcctggtacatcttatccgctccagggtggatagagtaccgcgatttgtgagcttcgtcgaaaataaccttccttaaaccaccaaacagaggaacccaaatccttttctcaaaacacaacgttcctttcctgtttggtaccaataacttctccatcccacggagatactcttcttcaaggtttctttccttgagagcttctttctgcgtggcacgaatgcgcagaggaaagtcggttcgaataaccatctccaaagccctaacccttatgggcttgattctctcctttcgacttagggcatcggcgaccacattcgccgtccctggatgatacttaatctcgcagtcgtagtcattcaacagttctacccatcgtctttgcctcatattcaactccttctggttgaatatatgttggaggctcttgtgatctgtgaagattgtgcacttcgtaccataaaggtagtgtctccagatctttaaagcaaaaactactgcgccgagttccaaatcgtgtgtggtatagttcttttcgtgtaccttcagttggcgtgacgcgtaggcaataaccttttggcgttgcatcaacacacaacccaatccttgacgcgatgcgtcgcagtataccacaaaatcatctgtacctacCGGTAGGGCTAaaattggcgcgttgcaaagcttatccttcaatatttgaaatgcttcctcctgtttgattccccaatcaaacttcttgtccttctgcgtgaggagcgtcaatggttgagcgatctttgaaaaattctcaatgaaccttcggtaatagccagccaaacccaagaattgccgaatctcggttggcgtctttggcgtttcccaatccttgattgccttgatcttggtgggatccacgtggattccatctccatttaccacgtgcccaaggaattgcacttctcttagccaaaactcgcacttagagaacttggcgtacaactgttccttctttagcagctccagaatggctcttaaatgctgctcgtgctcagccttcgtctttgaataaatcaaaatatcatcgatgaatacaatcacgaacttatccaggtacggcttgcaaactcgattcatcaaatccatgaacactgcaggtgcgtttgtcaaaccaaacagcataacgaggaactcgtagtgtccatatcgagttctgaaggctgtctttgggatactctcttcctgtatccgtagctgatggtatccagatcgaagatcgatctttgaataaaagcttgaaccttgaagttggtcaaacagatcatcgattcttggcaggggatacctattcttgatcgtcagcttgttcaactccctgtagtcaatacacatacggaaactaccgtccttcttcttgacaaacaaaactggagctccccaaggcgagaagctcggtcggataaatcccttgtctaacaactcttgaagttgcgtcgacagttcctgcatctcagacggagcaagtctgtaaggtgccttagccacaggcgcggcgcctggaactaagtctatgtggaactccacttgtctctgaggcggcaatccaggcaagtcttctggaaagacttctggatattccctcacgacagggatgtcttcgatctttggctcagcagccttcttatctacaatgtgtgccagaaaggcagcacatcccttctgcaaacaccttcttgccttcaggcagctaataatcctcaacggcgtctcacgcttttctccgtgaacaacaatggtctcaccatcttcggtcgggttacgaacgaccttctcatgacaaactatctcggccttgttacttgataaccaatccatccctactaccacgtcgaagcttgccaactggactggtagtagatctagagcgaactcacgctctcccaattcgattacgcaccctcgaatcacttcattagcttctactaacttcccatattcttaaattctaattcgatcgagtacggagtatctaacttactcttgtaatgcccaagatcaccacaattgaaacacccaggcctctgcccgttcccaccattgtttcccgcttggttgtttacctgatttcgattcatggcgcccgcttggtttgcatgattgaccCGATCCCCATCACCTCCATGGTTTCCTTgggggcggttcccattaccaccacgattattcctattcccagatcctccttggcctccccggccagcactagcccaacaaaaatccttcgtatgaccagtcttcccacatgattcacaaactcttagcctgcaacgaccagagtgatgtcgttggcatgagttgcacttgggttgtgcacccatatatccctttcctttcttcctaccaccagctgtatcctgagctggcgtgttctgctctcctttcttaaccaccaccccggtgccctgcttgaagttcgaaaactttCGTTTGTtccctccagatgactccacatgagtctctttcttcttgggctcagcttcatcaaacttgttcaaacgaattgcctcctccgtgagagccacactcaaatcaatggcttcagtgatagttgcaggtttggaggaggtcaccatgctgatgatttgaggagctaatccccaaatgaagcgttcaattctcttgaactcaggtgtgaccatgtagggtaccacatgcgacaagtcgtggaatcttTGGACGTACTCAGCTATCTTtgaaccttccatttttagatgccagaactcggtctccaatctctggatttcagcgcgagaacagtactttttgcgcatgagttccttcagttcagcccaagtcagcgcgtaagcagcagcttcgccaagtgtctgtacttgtagattccaccaggatagggctccatccagaaatagcccagagatataagtgacttgttgatccagcgcgcatttgctcatgcgaagtacggattcggttttctcagcccatcGGACGAAGGagacagcaccacctgtgccatcgaagttcaTGGGCTTGcagtctaagaactgcttgtaggtgcaccctgcacatacattataacatatgaTTGGCATTAGCACTTTTGCTAAGGGGATCTATTTAGGTCATGGtttgtcttaatgacttagggttaccatgaggtggattgttgttgttgcccgtgttgccagagttgcttccactcattcctccttgagaggcagcatattgagcaatagctgcagcaatgacttgctgtagttcgtcctgagtagtgGGCATTTGCTGTGGTTGACGttttggcggcatcttctaaagatgtgtacgtcggtcaggccatagtaaagcgtacgtatatagtaatagtaatagcacataacatctcatgttatcaatatatcacaattactaatcacacaacatcccatgtcataaatattatacacacaacatcccatgtcataataatgtaaataagcaatcaagcgaatcaaatatgatgagaacactgcgattgccatatacatcgagaccacaacgtaagtgtatcagtacatcactgtgtcatacaatcatcaatcaactaggggctacatcacccctgtccaaaagctatatcaaatcagtgtcaaatacatcaaatacatcaagtatgtgtcaaaagtcagtatcatcatgtagtctccaaaatgctatgcaatcaaaagcaatcgcggtcctctcaccaacgtctacacaagcagtactgatgagctctatacagatggcgatggaggagggggaaagtaagtgtaaagcaagcgacgtaactggagccagtcctcctccaaaGCTTGCTGAGTACGGAtgacagaagcaacctgctgctctagtgtaaagagacgagcagcataatctgggggtaatgatcgacatggctgaagaggagagtgtatcTGAGCAttgcatgaacatggtggcagctgagctctctcgagctcctggagacgctgcgtgtgtgactcgtgctgatgaacgaaggacatcaaaacatcctctatagtgtgtcctacatgaaatggatggtaaggatcagtaggtggcatggcgGGCGGTGTCGACCAGAgtaaaggctcactggtggggtcaaatggtgccacacgaaacggtgaagtagagggtggaacagatgacatccggggcatgaagggaatagacatcggtacgtgcccaaaagggtgggctgaagagccctctccaggcctcgctggaggtacaaactgaggaacttgaaaagtgaaatcaacaggtcgtgtaacagggatctgagggggcaaaggtggaacgtcctcatcagcaggtatccaactgtgctgtgcatgctcatccggtggatccatgtggtctgcaaacagtgcgtgctcaggctcaagtggaatgggatcaaatgggggagcaacaataggatcaactggtgcaatgtgctcaacagggatatcaacaacaaaaggtggaggaacaacaggatcgacagcaataacatgatcatcctccagatgatcatcaacgggcgggtcagctagaacgGGCCCAACTgagatgccagcatgtacggggtcatgctcgggcataggatctagagcagctgcctgctcaggagccaaggcaggctcatggtcatcaaaagccatctcgaaatcaaaatcgggatcaataggatcaactggatcagcgggatcctccatgggctggtccatcgggataaactcaatatcatgatccgggtcgaatcccggaggaaaaatgggatcagaatcctctatatCGTCATGCTTAAATGCAAAGCTCAGAATAGGTgcggcagaggatgcctggtcaggattcgaatcgtgtgcaaagtgctgtgcgctcacctcgtgagaaggtgcggatgccacagactcaaaggagtctgggaccggtgaatgtgcgggtgagtcctcggcaggggcatcagcgatcatcagaagatcgccagcgggaagtagggctgcgtccgggatctcatcctctataggctcatcctcaaacagatcgatatcgccgtcagcctcggcgtcaagtagTAAGTCATATGCGGAATAAACAgctaaaggtataggagccggaatcacaactagaggtaagtactcagcaggggggccatccgcaggctcatcagcaccctcgggtagtgcgaagggctggaaatcgtcgtcgtCTGTGCTAGTGGAATCagatgtatgcacctcatgctccgaagatgtGGAGGTCATCAAATACGATAGGtaggggtccggtggtgtccgagtcacctatgcctggtgagtccatgtgtctgtaacaccaacacaaatatgcacaaataatcagtcatacaatcaggtaatcacataagctaccaagtaagatatcacataatcctcctagtcccactagcctcccaacCTCCCAGACTGccttttcctagtcccactagccaattctcccagccttccagactgctcttcctagtcccactagcctcccagtccctcagactgactccctagtcccactagtcaattctcccagcctcccagactgactccctagtcccactagtcaattctcccagcctcccagactgactccctagtcccactagacaactacctcgatccattggatcgagcctcggcctcccagaccgagcctcagcctcccagactgagcctaaaataataaataaaatgcgctcaacatttgtttataaaaaggttttggatctggacttaagtggtatgcagtaaaaatgttttcgtgagagccctagtgatcatagtctagactcgagaaggaatcctagttcgctatgattagagctctgataccaagctgtcacaccctggctttgcggaagcgtggttaatttggtgtgacttcttaataccatagcttaatcataaccaagttatatgaattaaaaatatgcaagatcatccattaaaataaaaataccataacattgtcttaacgggataacaccctaacaatcataaacttgttcaccaaacattacaaattcaaatcttaacataaacatgattcaaggactgtgacttgtccaggaaagagtcacattccccgaaccctggatgacctcggtgactaatgcagcgggaaaatcatgccataccgtgccagatctttaattccctgaaatacatgtaagttgaaaaatcaacaataatgttgagcgagttcatgtgtaagtgagtaaataaacctttgtctttatcaaaaccctggtatgtagcaaataaggaaaaaagagatcaccaatggtttgcaaggccattgatatgtgtgaagtgcaagtaggaagactcaaacctagcggatttatgcgtcgggcactaagtcaccccgaggtccgttatgctggacctggggctgggctcgctacacccagatagatctaccgctcctgtccctcggtcctaccatgaggattaatggcctcaagtttccgcctacccactcacatgatctaagtaacaaacctccttacgctaaccataccatgtataaagtattcataatcaatgtaacatgtatttcacccccgcagtttagaaaactgaaaacagttaagagaaaagggggacatgaactcacagtcagtgcgtcgctataccaagtactccgaatgtcaggcagctgtgcaacgacctacatgtgctaattctattagacggatggtcgtgccttagctttatagtttaagtttttgggaaatagttagacaactatttcgtgtttatattttgcatgtacttggtagttaatctccttcccaaggatgggggatttaatacatgtgtatttgtattatatcattaagtcccacttaatatatttttacttctacttccaaaatataaatatttttctcaaaaatattatattttcacttcacataatacttccaaaataatgcgttgacaaaatacgcgttcatgaatatttccgtataatgcgtaagttacgttttaacgattaagtggtaataataattaccggtgtaacttatatgtttgtcgtgtaagcgtttgtattattttggagctgttatcgttcgaattattatttttactctaaaaataatatttgtgtattttcacaaaataatcataaacagtgtggtgaaaaatatatttaccaaatatatatttgtaacgtttagttttgtgaaaatcccacctccgaatatttgtaagtaaagtcgtggcgaaatatattttgaaaacatatcaaaataattctaacacttgtaaataattctaagtgttaggtttttagaaaaatttcgccagagtttcccctgtaactggaggtggccacgctttcaagcgtatcattttcttttacaaaatcatttcaacacttctttaatcaatcaatcaatttccgacacatcaaactagtcgacaagtatgtaaatcgcataatcacatgaacttgtggtttttccgaaaactatagtgtagatcccgttatattttgtggatctatgtgtaaaataacttattatcgtaaaaacctcgtttttagaataaatcatcctttacaacttcccgtcatctttctcaaagattgttattttgtcgaaacttttcatttaacaagtgtttatacacttgtggtttgtaaaatcatatttgttagtgtgtcatccgacttttaggaaacatgatttttctcgacacttggtcctttgaaaataccacttgcagatacgtagatccgctagttttgaacactattttacaagtaaaaatacttttacacaagttcatgtttctcgtgtggtagagtttcaccttttaacccttgtaccgttcgaaacaagcttatgtcaagatccatgatcttaacaaagtcgggttaaacgatgatccgagctatcactacgtagatcgggcctaaataatcaccactttcaaatactacaacttttacacaagtattaagcttttaaccaaccatattcatgttttagtagactttaaagatttaaaatgcaagtttccgagttttaaccgttacaaatcttattaaccaccttagattagttcgagaatgagttttaattgttatacctctagctcggggctagggaagattctaggcgaaaaggtggtggataaaagcaagataacgaggtccttccacttccgttagctccaagactccttatgcgtgacccgaaaggcttgtgtatgcttggaatggatggATCAAAAGCCGAAAATGGGTGTGTAGGGGtgtggtgttcggccgagagctatgtagagggagagagagttgtgtTTGAGTGGTTTAGTGAGTGATTAATCTCTTGTGTGTTTAGGctaggtatttatagacaaaatcAAAGTCAATCGTCCAATGGATTACATGTCCTCTTGATATTAGGCATAAACAATAAAATATTCAAACTTTTTTACCCTTGTGTTCCCCTCTAGTTGGCCGATCttaatgggggggggggtcttggttcgatttcaagtggatagttagagtttagtttagttaagtaggttagatttaggggttaactcggttagtggtgtgatgcgttctaatgcgggtgttagggtaatcagggaccctaactggctcagaaaaagaccaataatattattgtcaatattttcatgttccgggtatagtccggttgttcggttggatagaaatccgttaaagagcttaagtaagcttttaagcgtcgttaataatatttttagtgacacaacttattctacaaagtgtcaggaatattttcctcatgttttggcactttattagttagccacaagctagtatgttaataaaagtgctgtgtttcgtgcttagagtacgttttaggcacatccaatcattatatcttattcctagagacgcagttctacaacccttgtatccctacactcaccatgggtgtagtaaaatatttatggctcatacaggcccttagaggcagtgtctgcctgatgctggctttatcagcatgttcaataggttatccgttctaatgctactgtgctttagtgcatcatgtttgtcactaaggttcaacttgtaaataatgtagtgacggaaatcaaagtatgatgcaggaatatacaagtactagaaatcaagtagcagtttgtcagtaatttcagttaagcacagtaattaagcagcacttaattattaattaaaccgtacggatacctggtttagtgagggttgtcacacaaaaTACATTAAAATATTCAAACCTTGTAACTTGGTAGACATGCTTCCCATACATGCATAAACCTTCTTGTTGAGAACATCACAAGACCCATTTCCAGCTCATATCTGTTGAATTGTTTTTCAACCTTGAACTTGGAGTGACTGCATCCACTATAATACCATAGATGATTAGTATTTACTGAAGTAATCGATCCGACAATAACAACTTTCTGGACCTAAGAATAAATAGATAAAGAAAATAAGTACATAAGATTTCAATACATTACTGAAAAACATAAgcaaattattatatataaatttgtcaaagcTATTATCAATACCTTTGAATTGTACAAAGATAAGCAATCAAAATAAAACTTTTCGAATTGATATTAAATTTACCTTAAATAATGTTAATGATTAGTTTTGACTAAAATGCATTTACAGTcaaacaaattaaccaaaaagATGAAATAAGTTAATATGTTACCTTAACTAAGTTTACCATTTAATATATTTACTTGTTTTAATAGTTTTTATTTTAATATGCATATAAAAAGAAATTATGTATGGCAATTCAAATATACAGAGTACAAATAACCATATAAAAAACTAGATCTATATTCGAAAGTAGCACAGGTTTCCACTAAAGTCTGTTCCATTTAATTTCTACTTGGTATCAAGCATATAAACCAACAAAAACCATCCCTAAAGTAGCGTCTAATATCCGATTCAAAAGTAACACAAGTAGCATCTAAAATAAAAAAGGTAGCATCTAAAATCTTGATTAAAAAGTGTCTCTCTAGCAGTAAAAGGAGGCAATGCTAATTGACTTTGGTAAGGACCAATGTACATTTCCTTCTTGGAGGAAAACAAAAGTGCAAGTCTGACCGACTGACATACCATTTGAACACATGAAGTCTGGCCATCCTTTGACAGGATACCTATAGTCATTTCTTGAATTCTCACGTCTGAAAACCATTATGCTATTAACACATGCCAAATTCCTTATGCGCACCTTGAGAAATACATCCATGGCAGCCTTCACCGCCCAATTTTTCTATGATCCCAAGCTCCTTATAGCTTCTTCCGGGGTTATATAACAATCTCGATCCATATTATTTTGAATTACATCGATGTTTTGTCCCATATGCTTTTACATATAATGCATTTAGCTTTTACATATAATGCATTTAGCGAATACCAAAGACGAACAATTTGCTTAGTGTGAACAGTCGTATCTTTACCTTGCCCCCAACCCATCGAAGGGTTGATGGATCATTATAGTGGTGTTACGAAGAGCTCCACTTCCCACTCTTCCCACAAAAATAAGCATCATACACAAAAATACATTGGCTTGAGAAAACACCTTAACAATAAATTCAATAATTAAGAAACAAAAGACGGATGTACCCATGGTGAATGCACTAAACATCGTGGCCAAAGCATTAGATAGTTGTTAATAGCTCTCACATAATTTCAAGTCCACCTCACGAATATAATGTACTCCATCCATGGAATTCAAAGCCACCCGAACCCGAATTAGGGGTTTTCTATGAAATAAAATGTTGGTTAatatttattttagtttgaaaatAAAAAGTGATACAAAGAGAAAGTGTGTCATATGAGTAAAACCACACTTCATGTAGGCCAAGTTAAGCAAAATAACTAACTTTTGGGTGTGTGTTGTTTCAATCAAAGGGCCGGTGGTTTAATCAAATTTTTTATATTCTTCTTTGAATGGGGAAATTTAGTGGAGTTTGATGAATGTACCTTGACTACATTATGACATAATAGAAAGAGATTCAGAAGTTCTTATGCAGCTCCTACATCACCTAACAATAATCGGCCACATCACCTAACAATAATTGGGAAAAAATGTACCTGGTGTACCAACATGTGACTAAGAGGAGATTTCGGTGGTCGAAGAAGAACACTATATTGAGAGGACGAAAGCAAACATGGACCCACTTGAATCTTTAGTTGAACAGCATAACATAATTATAATCACATAACTAAAAAATCAAACACGAAGACCTTATTCTGGTGATAATATCAGAAGACAAAGAAAATTGCATATCAATAATTGTAAGAACCCTTACCTTGTAAAAGAATGTGTAACTACAGATCGGTGAAAACAATTCCTAGATCATCAACCTGAACTACAACAAAAGCTATCATCATCAAACT
Above is a window of Helianthus annuus cultivar XRQ/B chromosome 14, HanXRQr2.0-SUNRISE, whole genome shotgun sequence DNA encoding:
- the LOC110908270 gene encoding uncharacterized protein LOC110908270; the protein is MFSAFTMGTSVFCFLIIEFIVKVFSQANVFLCMMLIFVGRVGSGALRNTTIMIHQPFDGLGASGCSHSKFKVEKQFNRYELEMGLVMFSTRRFMHVWEACLPSYKRIGFGVT